The Halopseudomonas sabulinigri genome window below encodes:
- a CDS encoding endo alpha-1,4 polygalactosaminidase: protein MRKVSLLLGCVLVVAIWQTTAVAEGLLSVNTEGRWYRPAVGVSWQWQLLVDDEHPLNTAYEAELYNLDLFSTPATTISLLQAAGRRVVCYFSAGTYESYVADRNQFAARDVGQVLADWPDERWLDIRSPAVQRIMTERLDLAASKGCDAVEPDNVQGYLEDTGFALSAEHQLAYNRFIATEAHRRGLAVGLKNSLEQVAELVDYFDFSINEQCFQYKECQPLLAFIEAGKPVLNVEYPDQHLALDAHWVATLCAAANARQFSTLILPVELDDRFRIACADAASR, encoded by the coding sequence ATGCGCAAGGTCAGTTTGCTGTTGGGCTGCGTCCTCGTTGTCGCTATTTGGCAGACAACGGCAGTGGCCGAAGGGCTGCTATCAGTCAACACCGAAGGCCGATGGTATCGCCCGGCTGTGGGGGTGAGCTGGCAGTGGCAGTTGCTGGTTGATGACGAGCATCCGTTGAACACGGCTTACGAGGCGGAACTATACAATCTGGACCTGTTCAGCACGCCTGCGACCACCATCAGCCTATTGCAGGCTGCCGGTCGCCGCGTGGTCTGCTACTTCTCGGCTGGCACCTACGAGAGCTACGTAGCAGACCGCAATCAGTTTGCCGCCAGGGATGTGGGCCAGGTTCTCGCGGACTGGCCCGATGAGCGATGGCTGGATATCCGCTCACCCGCGGTACAGCGCATCATGACCGAGCGTCTGGACTTGGCGGCAAGCAAGGGCTGCGACGCGGTCGAGCCGGATAACGTGCAGGGGTATCTGGAGGACACCGGCTTTGCTCTCAGCGCCGAACATCAGCTCGCCTACAATCGCTTTATTGCCACCGAGGCGCATCGCCGCGGTTTAGCCGTAGGGCTGAAGAACAGCCTGGAGCAGGTTGCAGAGCTGGTTGATTACTTTGATTTTTCCATTAACGAGCAATGCTTCCAGTACAAGGAATGTCAGCCATTACTGGCTTTCATTGAGGCGGGCAAGCCGGTACTGAATGTCGAATATCCAGACCAGCATCTCGCCCTGGATGCACACTGGGTAGCGACGCTGTGCGCTGCTGCCAACGCTCGCCAGTTCAGCACGCTGATACTGCCGGTGGAGCTGGATGACCGCTTTCGTATTGCGTGCGCGGACGCCGCATCGAGATGA